Proteins encoded in a region of the Lathamus discolor isolate bLatDis1 chromosome Z, bLatDis1.hap1, whole genome shotgun sequence genome:
- the ISL1 gene encoding insulin gene enhancer protein ISL-1 isoform X1, translating to MGDMGDPPKKKRLISLCVGCGNQIHDQYILRVSPDLEWHAACLKCAECNQYLDETCTCFVRDGKTYCKRDYIRLYGIKCAKCSIGFSKNDFVMRARAKVYHIECFRCVACSRQLIPGDEFALREDGLFCRADHDVVERASLGAGDPLSPLHPARPLQMAAEPISARQPALRPHVHKQPEKTTRVRTVLNEKQLHTLRTCYAANPRPDALMKEQLVEMTGLSPRVIRVWFQNKRCKDKKRSIMMKQLQQQQPNDKTNIQGMTGTPMVAASPERHDGGLQANPVEVQSYQPPWKVLSDFALQSDIDQPAFQQLVSVGSQPEQASRYPGQNNGEFPKSTGCPQRDEPSRLAGFS from the exons ATGGGAGACATGGGAGACCCACCAAAAA aaaaacgGCTGATTTCCCTATGTGTTGGTTGCGGCAATCAAATTCACGATCAGTATATTCTGAGGGTTTCTCCGGATTTGGAATGGCATGCGGCGTGTTTGAAGTGTGCAGAGTGTAATCAGTATTTGGACGAGACCTGTACGTGCTTTGTTAGGGATGGCAAAACCTACTGTAAAAGAGATTATATCAG GTTATACGGCATCAAGTGCGCCAAGTGCAGCATCGGCTTCAGCAAGAATGACTTCGTGATGCGCGCCCGCGCCAAGGTGTACCACATCGAGTGTTTCCGCTGCGTGGCCTGCAGCCGCCAGCTCATCCCCGGCGATGAATTCGCGCTGCGGGAGGACGGCCTTTTCTGCAGGGCGGACCACGACGTGGTGGAGCGGGCCAGCCTGGGCGCCGGGGACCCGCTCAGCCCCCTGCATCCAGCCCGGCCGCTGCAGATGGCAG CAGAACCTATCTCTGCCAGACAGCCAGCTCTGCGACCCCACGTCCACAAGCAGCCAGAGAAGACCACCAGAGTCCGGACTGTCCTTAATGAAAAGCAGCTTCACACGTTGAGGACCTGCTACGCTGCCAACCCCAGACCTGACGCCCTCATGAAGGAGCAACTGGTAGAAATGACTGGCCTCAGCCCGAGGGTCATTAGGGTTTGGTTTCAAAACAAGCGGTGCAAGGACAAAAAAAGGAGCATTATGATGAAGCAACTTCAGCAACAGCAACCCAATGACAAAACC AATATCCAGGGGATGACGGGAACTCCGATGGTGGCTGCTAGTCCGGAGAGACATGACGGTGGTTTACAGGCTAACCCGGTGGAGGTGCAGAGCTACCAGCCGCCCTGGAAAGTACTGAGCGACTTCGCATTGCAGAGTGACATAGACCAACCTGCTTTTCAGCAACTAGTAAGTGTCGGTTCCCAGCCGGAGCAGGCCAGCCGGTACCCAGGGCAGAACAATGGGGAATTCCCTAAAAGTACCGGGTGCCCTCAGAGAGATGAGCCATCCAGACTAGCCGGGTTTTCCTGA
- the ISL1 gene encoding insulin gene enhancer protein ISL-1 isoform X2, which produces MGDMGDPPKKKRLISLCVGCGNQIHDQYILRVSPDLEWHAACLKCAECNQYLDETCTCFVRDGKTYCKRDYIRLYGIKCAKCSIGFSKNDFVMRARAKVYHIECFRCVACSRQLIPGDEFALREDGLFCRADHDVVERASLGAGDPLSPLHPARPLQMAAEPISARQPALRPHVHKQPEKTTRVRTVLNEKQLHTLRTCYAANPRPDALMKEQLVEMTGLSPRVIRVWFQNKRCKDKKRSIMMKQLQQQQPNDKTNIQGMTGTPMVAASPERHDGGLQANPVEVQSYQPPWKVLSDFALQSDIDQPAFQQLVNFSEGGPGSNSTGSEVASMSSQLPDTPNSMVASPIEA; this is translated from the exons ATGGGAGACATGGGAGACCCACCAAAAA aaaaacgGCTGATTTCCCTATGTGTTGGTTGCGGCAATCAAATTCACGATCAGTATATTCTGAGGGTTTCTCCGGATTTGGAATGGCATGCGGCGTGTTTGAAGTGTGCAGAGTGTAATCAGTATTTGGACGAGACCTGTACGTGCTTTGTTAGGGATGGCAAAACCTACTGTAAAAGAGATTATATCAG GTTATACGGCATCAAGTGCGCCAAGTGCAGCATCGGCTTCAGCAAGAATGACTTCGTGATGCGCGCCCGCGCCAAGGTGTACCACATCGAGTGTTTCCGCTGCGTGGCCTGCAGCCGCCAGCTCATCCCCGGCGATGAATTCGCGCTGCGGGAGGACGGCCTTTTCTGCAGGGCGGACCACGACGTGGTGGAGCGGGCCAGCCTGGGCGCCGGGGACCCGCTCAGCCCCCTGCATCCAGCCCGGCCGCTGCAGATGGCAG CAGAACCTATCTCTGCCAGACAGCCAGCTCTGCGACCCCACGTCCACAAGCAGCCAGAGAAGACCACCAGAGTCCGGACTGTCCTTAATGAAAAGCAGCTTCACACGTTGAGGACCTGCTACGCTGCCAACCCCAGACCTGACGCCCTCATGAAGGAGCAACTGGTAGAAATGACTGGCCTCAGCCCGAGGGTCATTAGGGTTTGGTTTCAAAACAAGCGGTGCAAGGACAAAAAAAGGAGCATTATGATGAAGCAACTTCAGCAACAGCAACCCAATGACAAAACC AATATCCAGGGGATGACGGGAACTCCGATGGTGGCTGCTAGTCCGGAGAGACATGACGGTGGTTTACAGGCTAACCCGGTGGAGGTGCAGAGCTACCAGCCGCCCTGGAAAGTACTGAGCGACTTCGCATTGCAGAGTGACATAGACCAACCTGCTTTTCAGCAACTA GTTAATTTTTCAGAAGGAGGACCCGGTTCCAATTCTACTGGAAGTGAAGTAGCATCCATGTCTTCTCAGCTTCCAGATACACCCAACAGCATGGTAGCCAGTCCTATTGAGGCATGA